Proteins found in one Oceaniferula flava genomic segment:
- the secE gene encoding preprotein translocase subunit SecE produces the protein MFRKIATFIHEVKAELRKASWPWDNDPKAKGFQKYKELVDSTLVVLVAMILLAGFVSLFDVIATKVIGLLTGLGH, from the coding sequence ATGTTCAGGAAAATCGCCACCTTCATTCACGAAGTCAAAGCCGAACTCCGCAAGGCCTCCTGGCCCTGGGATAACGATCCCAAAGCCAAGGGATTCCAGAAATACAAAGAGTTGGTCGATTCCACTCTCGTCGTACTCGTTGCTATGATCCTCCTCGCAGGATTTGTTTCTCTTTTTGACGTGATCGCCACCAAGGTCATCGGACTCTTGACCGGCCTCGGTCACTAA
- the nusG gene encoding transcription termination/antitermination protein NusG codes for MPAIPEARKQWFVVHVLSGQEQKVRDRIKRLVESEEMGDYIFEVLVPQERVEENRKGKKIETKRKFFPGYIIVNMKLFAEDNSLVEKTWYFIKEMDGVIGFAGTKDKPIPMRQREVDGMLGQIKEREESVRPAISFDTGDSVKVGDGPFEGQTGIIEEIDHETGKLLVSVTIFGRSTPVELEAWQVEKG; via the coding sequence ATGCCTGCCATCCCAGAAGCCCGCAAACAGTGGTTCGTCGTCCACGTTCTCTCCGGTCAAGAGCAGAAGGTGCGCGACCGCATTAAGCGCCTTGTCGAGTCCGAGGAAATGGGCGACTATATCTTCGAAGTCCTCGTTCCCCAGGAGCGTGTCGAAGAAAACCGCAAAGGTAAAAAAATCGAAACCAAACGCAAGTTCTTCCCTGGCTACATCATCGTCAACATGAAGCTCTTTGCTGAAGATAACAGCCTCGTTGAAAAAACGTGGTACTTCATCAAGGAAATGGACGGCGTCATCGGATTCGCCGGAACCAAGGACAAACCCATCCCCATGCGTCAGCGTGAGGTCGATGGCATGCTTGGTCAAATCAAAGAGCGCGAGGAAAGCGTTCGCCCGGCCATCAGCTTCGACACTGGCGACAGCGTCAAGGTTGGCGACGGTCCTTTCGAGGGCCAGACCGGCATCATCGAGGAAATCGACCACGAAACTGGCAAACTCCTCGTTTCCGTGACCATCTTCGGTCGCTCCACACCAGTCGAGCTCGAAGCTTGGCAGGTTGAAAAAGGCTAA